A stretch of the Glycine soja cultivar W05 chromosome 13, ASM419377v2, whole genome shotgun sequence genome encodes the following:
- the LOC114382047 gene encoding metacaspase-3-like: MASRQERCNQCGILLMVPPEVHVFECAVCHGITQIRPTAGPWSQAYNSFHHLAGRFRGFVNTMMTSSVNSNPSYYGTTHEFGYYPQPPQSLRPSYHVYGSKRAVLCGIRYHGKSYRLKGSVNDVKCMKYFLIKEFGFPSASILMLTDDREERNQLRIPTKYNIQMAMRWLIEGSQSGDSLVFHFSGHGTQEMNMYGDEIDGFDEAICPVDYEEQGKILDDEINAAIVRPLPRGAKLHAIIDACHSGTVLDLAFVCKMNREGYYTWEDQRCPRTDKGTRGGLAICISACEDGQTSIDTSALSGNEATGALTYSFIQTVQNEPGLSYGRLLSAMRSTIRGTKTGIVQLNGPIASLLNRLLGLDLRQEPQLSSSEMFDVYTKRFVL, translated from the exons ATGGCTAGTAGACAAGAAAGATGTAACCAGTGTGGAATACTATTAATGGTTCCACCAGAGGTTCATGTCTTTGAGTGTGCAGTGTGCCATGGCATCACCCAGATTCGACCTACCGCGGGTCCATGGAGTCAAGCCTACAACTCCTTTCATCACTTGGCAGGTCGTTTTAGAGGCTTTGTAAATACCATGATGACTAGTTCGGTTAACAGCAATCCCAGTTATTATGGGACAACTCATGAATTTGGTTATTATCCTCAGCCTCCTCAGTCACTAAGGCCATCATACCATGTATATGGCTCAAAGAGGGCTGTGCTATGTGGAATCCGCTACCATGGAAAGAGTTACAGACTAAAAGGCTCCGTGAATGATGTAAAATGCATGAAATACTTTTTGATTAAGGAGTTTGGGTTTCCCAGTGCCTCCATTCTCATGCTCACAG ATGATAGAGAGGAGAGAAACCAGCTAAGAATCCCAACGAAATATAACATTCAAATGGCTATGAGGTGGCTGATTGAGGGTAGCCAATCAGGGGATTCATTGGTGTTCCACTTCTCAGGACATGGTACACAGGAAATGAATATGTATGGAGATGAGATTGATGGGTTTGACGAAGCAATATGTCCTGTTGATTATGAAGAGCAGGGAAAGATACTCGATGATGAGATTAATGCAGCAATTGTTAGGCCACTACCACGTGGTGCTAAACTCCATGCCATTATTGATGCATGCCATAGTGGGACTGTTCTTGATTTAGCCTTTGTGTGCAAGATGAATAG GGAAGGCTATTACACATGGGAAGATCAAAGATGTCCCAGAACTGATAAAGGTACCAGAGGAGGGCTAGCAATTTGTATTTCAGCTTGTGAGGATGGTCAAACCTCCATAGATACCTCT GCCTTAAGTGGCAATGAAGCTACCGGTGCCTTGACTTATAGTTTCATCCAAACCGTGCAAAATGAACCTGGACTAAGTTACGGTCGCTTGCTCAGTGCTATGCGTTCAACCATCCGTGGGACGAAAACAGGCATAGTGCAACTAAATGGTCCAATTGCTTCGTTGTTGAATAGACTTCTTGGCCTCGACCTCAGACAG GAGCCACAACTATCGTCCTCCGAGATGTTTGACGTGTATACAAAGCGGTTTGTACTATGA
- the LOC114381604 gene encoding spermidine coumaroyl-CoA acyltransferase-like, with the protein MAHQNAILTVENKDVTFIKPSKPTPTTILSLSSIDNAPDNDFFMQSLHVYRWENHNSPNTPKLGPAKLIKVALSEALFYYYPLAGKLVRHADGKFRINCNSEGVPFIEAICNCSLSSIHYLDCNDVEIGKHFAIDFPSEDEFGNQYPLVFKVTKFLCGGFTLVMGLSHAILDGTGQSQFLRAVAELASGKAEPSVKPVWERERLVGTYTSQPMQNPMDNASFAVSPFLPTTDYSHECSKVDSESITRLKTSLMKESDNKESMKKKGFTTFETLAAYIWRSRTRAMKLSYDRKTLLVMTVGLRPHLLNPLPDGYYGNTIMDAFVTLTVRELNELPLLEVVKLIRESKEVAFSDDYIRHSIDSMHTKPMEYYYERGGITFITDWRHLGLLEKVDFGWKEPVNTMPVPSDMYGLIGLCNIFLPSNLDPSMIGGARVYASLPSAAMPKFKEEMKALTSVHKRNSKI; encoded by the coding sequence ATGGCACACCAGAATGCAATCCTAACTgttgaaaacaaagatgttaCATTCATCAAACCTTCAAAGCCCACTCCTACCACCATTCTTTCACTGTCTAGCATTGACAATGCTCCCGATAACGATTTCTTCATGCAAAGCCTTCATGTATACCGATGGGAAAATCACAATTCCCCTAATACTCCAAAACTTGGCCCTGCAAAATTGATCAAAGTGGCACTCTCGGAGGCTCTCTTTTACTATTATCCTCTTGCAGGAAAGTTAGTAAGACACGCTGATGGAAAATTCAGAATCAACTGCAACTCCGAAGGAGTTCCATTCATAGAGGCTATTTGTAACTGCAGCCTCTCATCTATTCATTACCTAGATTGCAACGACGTCGAAATCGGAAAACATTTTGCTATCGATTTTCCTTCGGAAGATGAATTTGGAAACCAATACCCTTTGGTTTTCAAGGTGACTAAATTCCTCTGTGGGGGTTTCACATTAGTGATGGGCTTGTCCCACGCTATTTTAGACGGAACTGGGCAATCTCAGTTCTTACGCGCAGTTGCTGAACTTGCAAGTGGAAAAGCTGAGCCCTCTGTGAAGCCCGTGTGGGAAAGAGAAAGACTAGTGGGAACATATACTAGTCAACCAATGCAAAATCCCATGGACAATGCTTCTTTTGCAGTTTCACCATTTCTACCAACCACAGATTATTCGCATGAATGCTCGAAGGTGGACAGTGAGAGCATAACAAGACTCAAGACGAGTTTGATGAAAGAAAGTGACAACAAAGAAAGTATGAAGAAAAAAGGGTTCACAACTTTTGAAACCCTAGCTGCGTACATCTGGAGGTCAAGAACCAGAGCCATGAAACTGAGTTACGATAGAAAAACATTGCTGGTAATGACAGTAGGGTTGAGACCACACTTGCTGAATCCTTTGCCTGATGGATATTACGGAAACACCATCATGGATGCATTTGTTACGTTAACAGTGAGGGAGCTGAACGAACTACCACTATTGGAAGTTGTGAAACTCATCAGAGAGAGCAAAGAAGTTGCTTTTAGCGATGACTATATCAGACACTCAATCGACAGTATGCATACGAAGCCAATGGAATATTATTATGAAAGAGGTGGAATAACGTTTATAACGGATTGGAGACATTTGGGTTTGTTGGAAAAGGTTGATTTTGGGTGGAAGGAGCCAGTGAATACTATGCCAGTCCCTTCGGACATGTATGGATTAATAGGTTTGTGCAATATCTTTCTTCCAAGTAATTTGGATCCTTCAATGATTGGAGGAGCTAGGGTTTACGCCTCCCTGCCTAGTGCTGCCATGCCCAAGTTCAAGGAAGAGATGAAAGCTCTTACCAGTGTCCATAAGAGAAATTCGAAAATTTAA